The Sphingobium aromaticiconvertens genome has a segment encoding these proteins:
- a CDS encoding I78 family peptidase inhibitor, with translation MRTALVAMMMAPLAACATTSGGEAPAANAEGPCRNEPVASFVGQKASAETGAAMLKASGAKTMRWGGPGMAMTMDFRPERLTVAYDEAMVITSARCG, from the coding sequence ATGCGGACGGCTTTGGTGGCGATGATGATGGCTCCGCTGGCGGCCTGTGCCACCACAAGCGGCGGCGAGGCTCCGGCGGCGAATGCCGAAGGGCCGTGCCGCAACGAACCCGTCGCCTCTTTCGTGGGGCAGAAGGCGAGCGCAGAGACGGGAGCTGCGATGCTGAAGGCGTCGGGCGCGAAGACCATGCGCTGGGGTGGCCCCGGCATGGCGATGACGATGGATTTCCGGCCAGAGCGGCTGACCGTCGCCTATGACGAAGCGATGGTGATTACGTCGGCGCGGTGCGGCTGA